The Deinococcus sonorensis KR-87 genome includes a window with the following:
- a CDS encoding DinB family protein: MSGLQDMIAEVLPRLQAVGEAPSGHQPEAGVWSARQVLGHLIDSGVNNHLRFVRAAAESGLELPGYDQNAWVQAGGYQQRPWAELVTLWAAYQTHMAHVIAGLPEAALAHTLSVGGGAPVTLGWLAEDYLQHQRHHLAQIWARAEA; this comes from the coding sequence GTGAGCGGGCTGCAGGACATGATCGCGGAGGTGCTGCCCCGGCTCCAGGCCGTGGGAGAGGCGCCGTCCGGGCATCAGCCGGAGGCCGGGGTCTGGAGTGCCCGGCAGGTGCTGGGCCACCTGATCGACAGCGGGGTCAACAACCACCTCCGCTTCGTCCGCGCGGCGGCAGAAAGCGGGCTGGAGCTGCCCGGCTACGATCAGAACGCCTGGGTCCAGGCGGGTGGGTATCAGCAGCGGCCCTGGGCCGAGCTGGTCACGCTGTGGGCGGCCTACCAGACGCATATGGCGCACGTGATCGCCGGGCTGCCCGAGGCGGCGCTGGCTCACACGCTGAGCGTCGGCGGAGGAGCACCGGTGACGCTCGGCTGGCTGGCCGAGGACTACCTCCAGCACCAGCGGCATCACCTGGCGCAGATCTGGGCGCGGGCCGAAGCATGA
- a CDS encoding GNAT family N-acetyltransferase, whose protein sequence is MTLPAGYTVRPATPDDAALIAAQREAMFTDMGTEYRETVAQFAPWVERHLQAGTYVGWFVVYEGEEVAGAGLLLHDWSPHYLDPQPLRSYLQNVYTRPEHRGRGLARALTQQAIEETRRRGIRTLSLHASKFGRPLYEQLGFAATNEMRLVVDTE, encoded by the coding sequence ATGACCCTGCCCGCCGGCTATACCGTGCGCCCGGCCACCCCCGACGACGCCGCGCTGATCGCTGCCCAGCGCGAGGCCATGTTCACCGACATGGGCACCGAGTACCGCGAAACGGTGGCGCAGTTCGCGCCGTGGGTGGAGCGGCACCTGCAGGCGGGCACCTATGTGGGCTGGTTCGTAGTGTACGAAGGGGAGGAGGTGGCCGGGGCCGGTCTCCTGCTACACGACTGGTCGCCGCACTACCTCGATCCGCAGCCGCTGCGCAGTTACCTGCAGAACGTGTACACCCGTCCGGAGCACCGGGGCCGGGGCCTTGCACGGGCGCTGACTCAGCAAGCGATCGAGGAGACGCGGCGCCGGGGCATCCGCACCCTCAGCCTGCACGCCTCCAAGTTCGGGCGGCCGCTGTACGAGCAGCTGGGGTTTGCGGCCACCAACGAGATGCGTCTGGTGGTGGACACGGAATGA
- a CDS encoding argininosuccinate synthase, producing the protein MSKEKIVLAYSGGLDTSIILKWLQTERNYEVVAFTADLGQGDEVEEARVKALNTGAVAAYALDLREEFVRDYVFPMFRASALYEGYYLLGTSIARPLIAKKMVEIAEQEGAVAVSHGATGKGNDQVRFEMTAYALKPDIVTVAPWRDWSFQGRADLEAFAVEHGIPVPTTKKDPWSTDANLLHISYEGGILEDPWAEPPAHMFKLTVDPSEAPDQPEYVEIEFEAGNPVAINGERLTPAALLTKANQLAGQHGVGRLDLVENRFVGMKSRGVYETPGGTLLYHARRAVESLTLDREVLHQRDQLAPKYAELVYNGFWFAPEREALQVYLDHVASSVTGTARIKLYKGNATVVGRKAPKSLYDKDLVSFEAGGDYNQHDAGAFIKLNALRMRVQARVAAKAQKQPQEA; encoded by the coding sequence ATGAGCAAAGAAAAGATCGTGCTGGCATATTCGGGCGGACTCGACACCTCGATCATCCTCAAGTGGCTCCAGACCGAGCGCAACTATGAGGTGGTGGCCTTCACCGCCGACCTGGGTCAGGGTGACGAGGTGGAGGAGGCGCGCGTCAAGGCGCTGAACACCGGCGCGGTGGCCGCCTACGCGCTGGACCTGCGCGAGGAGTTCGTGCGCGACTATGTCTTCCCGATGTTCCGCGCGTCGGCGCTGTACGAGGGCTATTACCTGCTGGGCACCAGCATTGCCCGGCCGCTGATCGCCAAGAAGATGGTGGAGATCGCCGAGCAGGAGGGCGCCGTGGCCGTGTCGCACGGGGCGACCGGCAAGGGCAACGATCAGGTGCGCTTCGAGATGACCGCCTACGCCCTGAAGCCGGACATCGTGACGGTGGCCCCCTGGCGCGACTGGAGCTTCCAGGGCCGCGCCGATCTGGAAGCGTTCGCGGTGGAGCACGGCATTCCGGTGCCCACCACCAAGAAGGACCCCTGGAGCACCGACGCCAACCTGCTGCACATCAGCTATGAGGGCGGCATTCTGGAAGACCCCTGGGCCGAGCCGCCTGCCCACATGTTCAAGCTGACGGTGGACCCCAGCGAGGCGCCGGATCAGCCGGAATATGTGGAGATTGAGTTTGAGGCGGGCAACCCGGTGGCGATCAACGGCGAGCGCCTGACCCCGGCCGCGCTGCTGACGAAGGCCAACCAGCTCGCGGGTCAGCACGGGGTGGGACGCCTGGACCTGGTCGAGAACCGCTTTGTGGGCATGAAGAGCCGTGGCGTCTACGAGACCCCCGGCGGCACCCTGCTGTACCACGCCCGCCGCGCCGTGGAGAGCCTGACGCTGGACCGCGAAGTGCTGCACCAGCGCGACCAGCTGGCCCCCAAGTACGCCGAGCTGGTGTACAACGGCTTCTGGTTCGCCCCGGAGCGCGAGGCGCTGCAGGTGTACCTGGACCACGTGGCGAGCAGCGTGACCGGCACGGCCCGCATCAAGCTGTATAAGGGCAACGCCACGGTGGTGGGCCGCAAGGCGCCCAAGAGCCTCTACGACAAGGACCTGGTGAGCTTCGAGGCGGGCGGCGACTACAACCAGCACGACGCCGGGGCCTTCATCAAGCTGAACGCGCTGCGGATGCGGGTGCAGGCGCGGGTGGCGGCCAAGGCCCAGAAGCAACCTCAGGAAGCGTGA
- a CDS encoding N-acetyltransferase — protein MTLTLDSIAVPDLHPQAPLQERKARLSDIEAIHELIGYWAARGQMLVRSRALLAETIRDFHLVIADEHEGRPGGLAGVCGLHLLAPDLAEVRGLAIHPNFQGRGLGRMLVEACEREAHEIALPTLFAWTYQQGFFEKCGYTRIDKTHLHPRVWSECQRCAFFENCNEIAMEKRLIPAVTGA, from the coding sequence ATGACCCTGACCCTCGACAGCATCGCCGTTCCCGACCTTCACCCGCAGGCCCCGCTCCAGGAGCGCAAGGCCCGCCTCTCCGACATCGAGGCCATCCATGAGCTGATCGGCTACTGGGCGGCCAGGGGCCAGATGCTGGTGCGAAGCCGGGCGCTGCTGGCCGAGACGATCCGGGACTTCCATCTGGTCATAGCGGACGAGCACGAGGGGCGGCCCGGCGGGCTGGCCGGGGTGTGCGGCCTGCACCTGCTGGCCCCGGACCTCGCCGAGGTGCGCGGGCTGGCGATTCACCCGAATTTTCAGGGTCGGGGGCTGGGCCGGATGCTGGTGGAGGCCTGCGAGCGCGAGGCCCACGAGATCGCGCTGCCGACGCTGTTCGCCTGGACGTATCAGCAGGGTTTTTTTGAGAAGTGTGGCTACACCCGCATCGACAAGACGCATCTGCATCCCCGGGTGTGGAGCGAGTGCCAGCGGTGTGCCTTTTTTGAGAACTGCAACGAGATTGCCATGGAGAAGCGGCTGATTCCGGCGGTGACCGGTGCCTGA
- a CDS encoding GNAT family N-acetyltransferase: MIRPARLTDVPAFHEVMMAAGMDPRSSWSRVTPQELEAALSAPQAGGFVALDGDRVVGCVGYRPDGPQTLTLNRLATRPEVRGRGLGMQLVQAVERHAQDTGRQRVLLAVSQFNLNVLPFYEQLGYVRTADLYAYAHPASPPPVVLVKDIEQL, encoded by the coding sequence ATGATCCGGCCCGCCCGCCTGACCGACGTGCCCGCCTTCCATGAGGTGATGATGGCGGCCGGCATGGACCCGCGCAGCAGCTGGAGCCGCGTCACGCCTCAGGAGCTGGAGGCGGCACTGTCGGCGCCACAGGCGGGCGGGTTTGTGGCGCTGGATGGGGACCGGGTGGTGGGCTGTGTGGGCTACCGCCCGGACGGGCCACAGACCCTGACCCTCAACCGGCTGGCCACCCGGCCGGAGGTGCGCGGCCGGGGCCTGGGCATGCAGCTGGTGCAGGCGGTGGAGCGGCACGCCCAGGACACGGGCCGTCAGCGGGTGCTGCTGGCAGTCTCGCAGTTCAACCTGAATGTCCTGCCGTTTTACGAGCAGCTCGGGTACGTCAGGACAGCGGACCTGTACGCCTACGCCCATCCGGCCAGCCCCCCGCCGGTGGTGCTGGTGAAGGACATTGAGCAGCTGTGA
- the carB gene encoding carbamoyl-phosphate synthase large subunit produces the protein MPKRTDLQTILILGSGPIQIGQAAEFDYSGTQALKALKQEGYRVVLVNSNPATIMTDPDLSDATYLEPLTPEFVERVIALEQPDALLPTLGGQTALNLAMDLHERGTLEKYGVELIGAGVEAIKKGEDRELFQAAMAKIGVETARGRMVHSMDEAIEYQKEIGLPIVIRPSFTLGGTGGGIAHTYEEFLDITEGGLRDSPVTSVLLEESILGWKEYELEVMRDTADTVIIITSIENFDPMGVHTGDSITVAPAQTLSDVEYQRLRDQSLAIIREIGVATGGSNIQFAVNPDNGRVIVIEMNPRVSRSSALASKATGFPIAKIAALLAVGYHLDELPNDITRVTPASFEPSIDYVVTKIPRFAFEKFPGTPDALGTQMRSVGEVMAVGRTFKESLQKALRSTESDVRGVYAQMDVAGLRALLYPNPRRLEAIIELMRRGETVDQLFEATKIDPWFLGQLHEIIAAEGEILELGPIREWKYEYWREVKRLGFSDARIGEIVGLSELEVRALRKTARATPVYKTVDTCAAEFEAHTPYHYSTYEWEDEVRATDKPKVVILGSGPNRIGQGVEFDYATVHAVWALQEAGYETIMVNSNPETVSTDYDTADRLYFEPLTFEDVMNIVEHEKPIGVIVQLGGQTPLKLAARLEAAGAPIIGTSPATIHEAEDRASFNALCERLGIPQPRGLVAKNAGEAQALAAQLGFPLMARPSYVLGGRAMRTVRSEHELQTYLDEVYAAVEGQPSILLDQYLEGALELDVDCLSDGSVAVVAGIMEHIEAAGVHSGDSACIIPPVSLSAELTATVKATTERLALELGVKGLMNVQYAIKDGVAYILEANPRASRTVPYVSKATGHPLAKYAARIAVGQTLEQIGFAQTPTPAMYSVKEVHLPFLKFRGVLPVLGPEMKSTGESMGIDADPYLAYFRAELGAKSNLPLKGTALLLGEGLDDVAGTLEGAGLSVIRAQDGEALPDLLIDVTGSPLLRTALERGVPIVSTKEGAEWTAKAIAAAQGQTLGVQSLQRWLSAQAGASGQ, from the coding sequence ATGCCCAAGCGTACCGATCTACAGACGATTCTGATCCTCGGCAGCGGCCCTATCCAGATTGGGCAGGCTGCCGAGTTCGATTACAGCGGCACTCAGGCTCTCAAGGCCCTCAAGCAGGAGGGCTACCGGGTGGTGCTGGTCAACAGCAACCCGGCCACGATCATGACCGACCCCGACCTCTCGGACGCCACGTATCTGGAACCGCTCACCCCGGAGTTCGTGGAACGGGTGATCGCGCTCGAACAGCCTGACGCCCTGCTGCCCACTCTGGGTGGCCAGACGGCGCTGAACCTCGCTATGGACCTGCACGAGCGCGGCACGCTGGAAAAGTACGGCGTGGAGCTGATCGGCGCGGGCGTCGAGGCCATCAAGAAGGGCGAGGACCGCGAGCTGTTCCAGGCGGCCATGGCCAAGATCGGCGTGGAGACGGCGCGCGGTCGGATGGTCCACAGCATGGACGAGGCCATCGAGTACCAGAAGGAGATCGGGCTGCCGATCGTGATCCGGCCCAGCTTCACGCTCGGCGGCACCGGCGGCGGCATCGCGCACACCTACGAGGAGTTTCTGGACATCACTGAGGGCGGCCTGCGCGACAGCCCGGTCACCTCGGTGCTGCTGGAGGAGAGCATCCTCGGCTGGAAGGAATACGAGCTGGAGGTGATGCGCGACACCGCCGACACGGTGATCATCATCACCAGCATCGAGAACTTTGACCCGATGGGCGTGCACACCGGCGACAGCATCACGGTGGCCCCGGCGCAGACGCTCAGCGATGTGGAGTATCAGCGGCTCCGTGACCAGTCGCTGGCCATCATCCGCGAGATCGGGGTGGCGACCGGCGGCAGCAACATCCAGTTCGCGGTGAACCCGGACAACGGGCGCGTCATCGTGATCGAGATGAACCCGCGGGTCAGCCGCTCCTCCGCCCTGGCCAGCAAGGCCACCGGCTTCCCCATCGCTAAGATCGCGGCCCTGCTGGCGGTCGGCTACCACCTGGACGAGCTGCCCAACGACATCACCCGCGTGACCCCGGCGTCGTTCGAGCCGAGCATCGACTACGTGGTGACCAAGATTCCGCGCTTCGCCTTCGAGAAGTTCCCCGGCACCCCGGACGCCCTGGGCACCCAGATGCGCAGCGTGGGCGAGGTAATGGCGGTGGGCCGAACCTTCAAGGAGAGCCTGCAGAAGGCGCTGCGCAGCACCGAGAGCGACGTGCGGGGCGTGTACGCCCAGATGGACGTGGCGGGCCTCCGCGCGCTGCTGTACCCCAATCCACGCCGGCTGGAGGCCATCATTGAGCTGATGCGCCGGGGCGAGACGGTAGACCAGCTGTTCGAGGCGACCAAGATTGACCCGTGGTTCCTGGGGCAGCTGCACGAGATCATCGCCGCCGAGGGCGAGATTCTGGAACTTGGGCCGATCCGGGAGTGGAAGTACGAGTACTGGCGCGAGGTGAAGCGGCTGGGCTTCAGCGACGCCCGCATCGGGGAGATCGTGGGGCTGAGCGAGCTGGAGGTGCGCGCCCTGCGCAAAACTGCCCGCGCCACCCCCGTGTACAAGACGGTGGACACCTGCGCCGCCGAGTTCGAGGCGCACACGCCCTACCACTACAGCACCTACGAGTGGGAGGACGAGGTGCGCGCCACCGACAAGCCCAAGGTGGTGATCCTGGGCTCCGGCCCCAACCGCATCGGGCAGGGCGTGGAGTTCGACTACGCCACGGTGCACGCGGTCTGGGCGCTGCAGGAGGCCGGCTACGAGACCATCATGGTGAACAGCAATCCCGAGACGGTCAGCACCGACTACGACACGGCCGACCGGCTGTACTTCGAGCCGCTGACCTTCGAGGATGTGATGAACATCGTCGAGCACGAGAAGCCCATCGGGGTGATCGTGCAGCTGGGCGGGCAGACACCGCTGAAGCTGGCCGCCCGGCTGGAGGCGGCCGGCGCGCCCATCATCGGCACCAGCCCGGCCACCATCCACGAGGCGGAAGACCGCGCCAGCTTCAACGCGCTGTGCGAGCGGCTGGGCATTCCGCAGCCGAGGGGGCTGGTGGCGAAGAACGCGGGGGAGGCGCAGGCGCTGGCCGCTCAGCTGGGCTTCCCGCTGATGGCCCGCCCCAGCTATGTGCTGGGCGGCCGGGCCATGCGGACGGTGCGGAGCGAACACGAGCTGCAGACCTACCTCGACGAGGTGTACGCGGCGGTGGAGGGCCAGCCGAGCATCCTGCTCGACCAGTACCTGGAAGGAGCGCTGGAGCTGGACGTGGACTGCCTGTCCGACGGCTCCGTGGCGGTGGTCGCCGGCATCATGGAACACATCGAGGCGGCCGGGGTGCACAGCGGCGACAGCGCCTGCATCATCCCGCCGGTGAGCCTGAGCGCTGAGCTGACCGCCACGGTCAAGGCCACCACCGAGCGGCTGGCGCTGGAACTGGGCGTGAAGGGCCTGATGAACGTGCAGTACGCGATCAAGGATGGGGTGGCGTACATCCTGGAGGCCAACCCGCGCGCCAGCCGGACCGTGCCGTACGTGAGCAAGGCCACCGGCCACCCGCTCGCCAAGTACGCCGCCCGCATCGCCGTGGGGCAGACACTGGAGCAGATCGGCTTTGCACAGACGCCCACGCCTGCCATGTACAGCGTCAAGGAAGTGCATCTGCCGTTCCTGAAGTTCAGAGGCGTGCTGCCGGTGCTGGGGCCGGAGATGAAGAGCACCGGTGAGAGCATGGGTATTGACGCAGACCCGTATCTGGCGTACTTCCGCGCAGAGCTCGGGGCCAAGAGCAACCTGCCGCTGAAGGGCACCGCGCTGCTGCTGGGCGAGGGGCTGGACGATGTGGCCGGAACCCTGGAGGGGGCCGGGCTGAGCGTAATCCGGGCACAGGACGGCGAGGCCCTGCCAGACCTGTTGATTGACGTGACCGGCAGTCCGCTGCTCCGGACCGCGCTGGAGCGGGGCGTGCCGATCGTGAGCACGAAGGAGGGCGCGGAGTGGACGGCGAAAGCGATTGCTGCGGCGCAGGGGCAGACCCTCGGCGTGCAGAGCCTGCAGCGGTGGCTGAGCGCCCAGGCCGGCGCTTCCGGCCAGTGA
- a CDS encoding GNAT family N-acetyltransferase: protein MDVTARLDGTLLEQREQEWQHWLAHPDENPLSTRADFTDGEVLLENDLCVYTQDARYSDGLPYAGLIVTRTPRQTVFDLTPEEVLATHRLLAEVREHLQATVQPDGYTIGWNVCPAGGAHIPHVHLHVIPRWNHELAAGAGLRHFLKLAARQLSIRAADAPDLPTIHRLILDTGLSHDPALITATLEASRYWLAELDGQVAGCIGLEHGEGASLLRSACVASGRQGQGVGARLARVALAAARKRGDRAVYLFSSHAGGYWQRLGFVAVPPQEVADRLPTAPQVRSGECRGWLHTEQAWKLDLSG from the coding sequence ATGGACGTGACGGCGCGGCTGGACGGAACCCTGCTGGAGCAGCGCGAACAGGAGTGGCAGCACTGGCTGGCCCACCCGGACGAGAACCCGCTGTCCACCCGCGCCGACTTCACGGACGGCGAGGTGCTGCTGGAGAACGACCTGTGCGTGTATACCCAGGACGCCCGGTACAGTGACGGCCTGCCGTATGCCGGCCTGATCGTGACCAGAACGCCCCGACAGACGGTCTTTGACCTGACCCCGGAGGAGGTCCTGGCCACCCACCGGCTGCTGGCCGAGGTGCGGGAGCACCTGCAGGCCACCGTGCAGCCGGACGGCTACACCATCGGCTGGAACGTGTGCCCGGCGGGCGGGGCGCACATTCCGCACGTCCACCTGCACGTCATTCCGCGCTGGAACCATGAGCTGGCGGCGGGCGCGGGCTTACGCCACTTCCTGAAGCTGGCCGCCCGGCAGCTCAGCATCCGCGCCGCCGATGCCCCCGACCTGCCCACCATCCACCGGCTGATTCTGGACACCGGCCTCAGTCACGACCCCGCCCTCATCACCGCCACGCTGGAGGCCAGCCGCTACTGGCTGGCGGAGCTGGACGGTCAGGTGGCCGGCTGCATCGGGCTGGAGCACGGCGAGGGGGCCTCGCTGCTGCGCTCGGCCTGCGTGGCGTCGGGGCGGCAGGGTCAGGGCGTCGGGGCGCGGCTGGCCCGAGTGGCGCTGGCGGCGGCCCGGAAGCGGGGCGACCGGGCGGTCTATCTGTTCTCCAGCCACGCGGGGGGGTACTGGCAGCGGCTGGGCTTCGTGGCGGTGCCGCCACAGGAGGTGGCCGACCGCCTGCCGACCGCGCCTCAGGTCCGCAGCGGCGAGTGCCGCGGCTGGCTGCACACCGAGCAGGCCTGGAAGCTGGACCTCTCCGGCTAG
- the argH gene encoding argininosuccinate lyase: MTNQAQDRKLWGGRFAEATADLVEQYNASVPFDQRLAEQDIRGSLAHVAMLGQVGILAADEVAQISEGLQAILTDIRAGHFEWRLDREDVHMNVEAALRDRIGPVAGKLHTARSRNDQVAVDFRLFVKEATLQLADLTRQLRSVMVQEAQRHLTSDQGQPVILPGYTHLQVAQPILLSHWFLAYAEMLKRDEGRFRDAAARMDESPLGSAALAGTPWPIDRHATAAALGFARPTANSLDGVGSRDFALEFLSACSILMAHLSRLSEETVLYSTFEFGFLTLPDSHTTGSSIMPQKKNPDVSELARGKSGRVFGNLMGLLTVVKGTPLAYNKDLQEDKEGVFDSFDTCSITLRLYAEMLPKSTWNADVTRAAAARGYSTATDLADHLARSGVPFREAHEVVGGLVGLASRSGRQLWELTDNEMRQAHPLLSAEVAGQLTVEASVAGRGSFGGTAPERVQAAVQAALSELDG; the protein is encoded by the coding sequence ATGACCAATCAAGCACAAGACAGGAAACTCTGGGGCGGACGCTTTGCGGAAGCCACCGCCGATCTGGTGGAGCAGTACAACGCGTCCGTTCCGTTTGACCAGCGTCTGGCGGAGCAGGATATTCGCGGCTCGCTGGCGCACGTGGCGATGCTGGGGCAGGTGGGGATCCTGGCCGCCGACGAGGTGGCCCAGATCAGTGAGGGCCTGCAGGCGATCCTGACCGACATCCGGGCCGGCCACTTCGAGTGGCGGCTGGACCGCGAGGACGTGCACATGAACGTGGAGGCGGCCCTGCGCGACCGCATCGGACCGGTGGCGGGCAAGCTGCACACGGCCCGCAGCCGCAACGATCAGGTGGCCGTGGACTTCCGGCTGTTCGTGAAGGAGGCGACCCTGCAACTGGCGGACCTGACCCGGCAACTGCGGTCGGTGATGGTGCAGGAGGCGCAGCGGCACCTGACCAGTGACCAGGGCCAGCCAGTCATCCTGCCCGGCTACACCCACCTGCAGGTGGCCCAGCCAATCCTGCTGTCGCACTGGTTCCTGGCCTACGCTGAGATGCTCAAGCGCGATGAAGGCCGATTCCGGGACGCGGCCGCCCGCATGGACGAGTCGCCGCTGGGCAGCGCGGCGCTGGCCGGCACCCCCTGGCCGATTGACCGGCACGCCACCGCCGCCGCCCTGGGCTTTGCGCGCCCGACCGCCAACAGCCTGGATGGGGTGGGCAGCCGCGACTTCGCGCTGGAGTTCCTGTCGGCCTGCAGCATCCTGATGGCGCACCTGTCGCGGCTGTCGGAGGAGACGGTGCTGTACAGCACCTTCGAGTTCGGCTTCCTGACGCTGCCGGACAGCCACACCACCGGCAGCAGCATCATGCCGCAGAAGAAGAACCCGGACGTCTCGGAGCTGGCCCGGGGCAAGTCCGGGCGGGTGTTCGGCAACCTGATGGGTCTGCTGACGGTGGTGAAGGGCACCCCGCTGGCCTACAACAAGGATCTGCAGGAGGACAAGGAAGGGGTGTTCGACAGCTTCGACACCTGCAGCATCACCCTGCGCCTGTACGCCGAGATGCTGCCCAAAAGCACGTGGAACGCCGATGTCACCCGCGCCGCCGCTGCCCGTGGCTACAGCACCGCCACCGACCTCGCCGATCATCTGGCGCGTTCCGGCGTGCCGTTCCGTGAGGCGCACGAGGTGGTGGGCGGGCTGGTGGGGCTGGCCAGCCGCAGTGGCCGGCAGCTGTGGGAACTGACCGACAATGAGATGCGGCAGGCCCACCCGCTGCTGAGCGCCGAGGTGGCCGGTCAGCTCACGGTGGAGGCGAGCGTGGCCGGACGCGGCAGCTTCGGCGGCACCGCGCCCGAGCGGGTGCAGGCGGCCGTGCAGGCCGCCCTGTCGGAGCTGGACGGCTGA
- a CDS encoding pyridoxal phosphate-dependent aminotransferase has protein sequence MPAQLHARSALATESIFARMSGLAVRHGAINLGQGFPSGAPPAFLLDAAREALGRGDQYTPPPGLPLLREALGRDLNVAPEQVVVTCGATEAMAVLAQALYGPGDEVLMLEPVFDIYWPQARLAGAQPVTVPMRLEGGAWAADLDRMAQAITPRTRALLINSPYNPTGSVFSRVELERIVALAREHDLWIISDEVYDELYYGDAPVPLRTLAPERTFTVGSAGKRLEATGWRVGWIVTPPGHAAQVAGLHQWTTFCAPGPLQAAVALALPMARQSGFYSQLRDGYRARMQRLAQGLRALGLEVMEPQGTYFLSAIGVGLDADRLVEEGRVAVIPGAAFYVQHAAPPGLLRFAFCKPEAEIEEALQRLGQYLGG, from the coding sequence ATGCCTGCACAGCTGCACGCCCGGTCCGCCCTGGCCACCGAGAGCATCTTCGCCCGGATGAGCGGGCTGGCCGTCCGGCACGGGGCCATTAACCTAGGCCAGGGCTTTCCGTCCGGCGCCCCTCCGGCCTTCCTGCTGGACGCTGCCCGCGAGGCCCTGGGCCGGGGCGACCAGTACACCCCGCCGCCCGGACTGCCGCTGCTGCGTGAGGCGCTGGGCCGCGATCTGAACGTGGCGCCGGAGCAGGTGGTCGTGACCTGCGGCGCCACCGAGGCGATGGCGGTGCTGGCCCAGGCGCTCTACGGCCCCGGCGACGAGGTGCTGATGCTCGAGCCGGTCTTCGACATCTACTGGCCGCAGGCGCGGCTGGCGGGCGCCCAGCCGGTCACGGTCCCGATGCGGCTGGAGGGCGGTGCCTGGGCCGCCGACCTGGACCGGATGGCCCAAGCCATCACCCCGCGCACCCGCGCCCTGCTGATCAACTCGCCCTACAACCCTACCGGCAGCGTCTTCAGCCGTGTGGAGCTCGAACGCATCGTGGCGCTGGCCCGCGAGCATGACCTGTGGATCATCAGTGACGAGGTGTATGACGAGCTGTACTACGGCGACGCCCCGGTGCCGCTGCGAACACTTGCCCCGGAGCGCACTTTCACGGTGGGCAGCGCCGGAAAGCGCCTGGAGGCGACCGGCTGGCGGGTCGGCTGGATCGTGACCCCGCCGGGCCACGCGGCCCAGGTGGCGGGCCTGCACCAGTGGACCACCTTCTGCGCGCCCGGCCCGCTGCAGGCGGCCGTCGCGCTGGCGCTGCCCATGGCCCGGCAGTCGGGGTTCTATTCTCAGCTGCGCGACGGTTACCGCGCCCGCATGCAGCGGCTGGCCCAGGGCCTCAGGGCCCTGGGGCTTGAGGTGATGGAGCCGCAGGGCACGTACTTCCTGAGCGCCATCGGCGTGGGTCTGGACGCGGACCGGCTGGTAGAGGAGGGGCGGGTGGCCGTGATCCCGGGGGCCGCCTTCTACGTGCAGCACGCGGCTCCGCCGGGCCTGCTCCGCTTCGCCTTCTGCAAGCCGGAAGCGGAGATCGAGGAGGCGTTGCAGCGGCTGGGCCAGTACCTGGGCGGCTGA
- a CDS encoding GNAT family N-acetyltransferase — protein sequence MTNNSAVEDIQMDEHTKIRAVTPADYRAVLKVMTDAGLDTDGVMVLGTTYWLMERDGQPVGAIGLEHGDGVSLLRGAAVAPSARGQGLGRALVMSAVTHAQLRGDRAIYMFSTGGDWETFGFTQIPLAIVMADIPDAPQVTHYRSHATRPGSTTWMRSLT from the coding sequence ATGACCAACAATTCAGCAGTGGAGGACATCCAGATGGACGAACACACCAAGATCCGCGCCGTGACGCCTGCCGACTACCGGGCGGTGCTGAAGGTCATGACCGACGCCGGCCTGGACACCGACGGCGTGATGGTCCTGGGCACCACCTACTGGCTGATGGAGCGCGACGGCCAGCCGGTGGGCGCCATCGGGCTGGAGCACGGCGACGGCGTGTCGCTGCTGCGCGGAGCTGCGGTGGCTCCCTCGGCACGCGGCCAGGGCTTGGGCCGGGCCCTGGTAATGAGCGCCGTGACCCACGCGCAACTGCGCGGCGACCGCGCCATCTACATGTTCAGCACCGGCGGCGACTGGGAGACCTTCGGCTTCACCCAGATTCCGCTGGCCATCGTGATGGCCGATATTCCCGATGCGCCCCAGGTCACGCACTACCGAAGCCACGCCACCCGCCCGGGCAGCACCACCTGGATGCGCAGCCTGACCTGA